A region from the Bubalus kerabau isolate K-KA32 ecotype Philippines breed swamp buffalo chromosome 23, PCC_UOA_SB_1v2, whole genome shotgun sequence genome encodes:
- the LMF1 gene encoding lipase maturation factor 1 produces the protein MAAPGESLRRRKAGAGDPEPEAPPGQGRDFKGRPARLRAGTFWLTRIVLLRALAFVYFVAFLVAFHQNKQLIGDRGLLPCRAYLQSVQRHFGGRVSWDALSYAPTVLWLLDWSHMDANLDALALLGLGISSFILVSGCANMVLMAALWVLYMSLVNVGQIWYSFGK, from the exons ATGGCGGCGCCCGGAGAGTCGCTGAGGAGACGCAAGGCTGGGGCTGGGGACCCGGAGCCCGAGGCTCCGCCGGGGCAGGGGCGCGACTTCAAGGGCCGCCCGGCCCGCCTCCGCGCGGGCACTTTCTGGCTGACCAGGATCGTGCTCCTGAGGGCCCTCGCTTTCGTTTATT TTGTGGCATTCTTGGTGGCCTTCCATCAGAACAAGCAGCTGATCGGAGACAGGGGACTGCTGCCCTGCAGGGCGTACCTGCAGAGCGTGCAGCGGCACTTCGGAGGGCGAGTCAGCTGGGATGCCCTGAGCTATGCCCCCACCGTCCTCTGGCTGCTGGACTGGTCTCACATGGATGCCAACCTGGACGCCCTGGCTCTCCTTGGTCTGGGCATCTCCTCATTCATCCTGGTCTCTGGCTGCGCCAATATGGTCCTCATGGCTGCACTTTGGGTCCTCTACATGTCCCTGGTCAACGTGGGACAGATCTG GTACTCCTTTGGTAAGTGA